One Defluviimonas sp. SAOS-178_SWC DNA window includes the following coding sequences:
- a CDS encoding cupin domain-containing protein yields the protein MADCVKLRPGGTYSGKQGFDYFGGIAKETVGSRGVCMHLLTIPPGGRAKAHKHESHETAIYMISGTSKMYWGSRLEHVMEASAGDLVYIPADTPHLPFNEGPEPAVAVIARTDPNEQESVVLLPELESLVPR from the coding sequence ATGGCTGATTGCGTGAAATTGCGGCCCGGCGGAACCTATTCGGGCAAGCAGGGTTTCGACTATTTCGGGGGCATCGCGAAGGAAACGGTCGGAAGCCGGGGCGTGTGCATGCACCTTCTGACGATTCCGCCCGGCGGTCGCGCCAAGGCGCACAAGCACGAATCCCACGAAACGGCGATCTACATGATTTCCGGCACCAGCAAGATGTATTGGGGAAGCCGGCTGGAACACGTCATGGAGGCGAGTGCCGGCGATCTGGTCTACATCCCGGCGGACACCCCCCATCTGCCCTTCAACGAGGGACCCGAACCCGCCGTCGCCGTGATCGCGCGCACCGATCCGAACGAACAGGAAAGCGTGGTCCTGCTGCCCGAGCTTGAATCACTCGTGCCGCGCTGA
- a CDS encoding zinc-finger domain-containing protein: MPIPAPETEVVTTWKVACDGGEGALGHPRVWLTIPHDTGFVECGYCDKKYEIDRAHAHDDH; the protein is encoded by the coding sequence ATGCCCATTCCCGCCCCCGAGACCGAGGTGGTGACCACCTGGAAAGTGGCCTGCGACGGCGGCGAGGGCGCCCTGGGCCATCCGCGCGTCTGGCTGACGATCCCGCACGATACCGGGTTTGTCGAATGCGGCTATTGCGACAAGAAATACGAAATCGACCGCGCACACGCGCACGATGACCACTGA
- a CDS encoding HIT domain-containing protein — translation MAYAYDDTNIFARILRGEIPNKTVLETEHTLAFLDIGPQAPVHVLVIPKGKYVNFDHFATDASADEIADFTRAAGEVCRITGVGPGEGGAGYRTISNAGAHGVQEVPHYHLHILGGRVLGRMLAKPD, via the coding sequence ATGGCTTACGCTTACGACGACACCAACATCTTCGCCCGCATCCTGAGGGGCGAGATTCCGAACAAGACGGTGCTGGAGACCGAGCATACCCTCGCCTTCCTCGATATCGGCCCGCAGGCGCCGGTCCATGTGCTGGTGATTCCGAAGGGCAAATACGTGAACTTCGACCATTTCGCGACCGACGCCTCGGCGGACGAGATCGCCGATTTCACCCGCGCGGCCGGCGAGGTCTGCCGGATCACCGGCGTCGGGCCCGGCGAGGGCGGCGCAGGATACCGGACGATTTCCAACGCTGGCGCACATGGCGTTCAGGAGGTGCCGCATTACCACCTGCACATCCTCGGCGGCCGGGTGCTGGGGCGGATGCTGGCGAAACCGGACTGA
- a CDS encoding DUF5928 domain-containing protein, whose translation MAKIAFILLCHKDPEGIIRQAERLTAAGDCMSIHFDGRAPRDDYRRIRAALAGNANVTFARTRIKCGWGEWSLVGATLSAVEAAVEVFPDATHFYMLSGDCMAIKSAEYAHAFLDAEDVDYIESFDFFKSDWIKTGMKEDRLIYRHPFNERTRKRLFYGVYNLQKRMGWTRPIPADLQIMIGSQWWCLRRRTVEWVLDFTRKRKDVMRFFRTTWIPDETFFQTLVRHVVPGREIRARTLTFLMFSDYGMPVTFYNDHYDLLLSQDFLFARKISPEARELKRRLGDLYASEGVRFQISNEGLRLYKFLAGRGREGRRFAPRFWEAEASLGHGRELMIVVCKKWHVAKRLVERARQVTQIPAIEYLFSEESTPLPDLGGIQSTVEKRARHRRSLMRMLFDYHKSDRIIVCMDPSDIDLMRDFAADRATTRLLEIECDFGDDYLVGHARRTGLAGDHSTPESLDRLLPTIRYDLRHESDAIRDANFAHLHRIRQDARPEENAVSLAAFLSIPEPTAREIAAMDHLFAD comes from the coding sequence ATGGCAAAGATCGCCTTCATATTGCTGTGCCACAAGGACCCGGAGGGGATCATCAGGCAGGCCGAGCGGTTGACCGCCGCCGGGGATTGCATGTCGATCCATTTCGACGGACGTGCCCCGCGCGACGATTACCGGCGCATCCGCGCCGCCCTTGCCGGGAATGCCAATGTCACCTTCGCCCGCACACGGATCAAGTGCGGCTGGGGGGAGTGGAGCCTCGTCGGCGCCACTCTGAGCGCCGTCGAGGCGGCGGTCGAGGTCTTTCCCGACGCCACCCATTTCTACATGCTCTCGGGCGACTGTATGGCGATCAAGTCGGCCGAATACGCGCATGCTTTCCTCGATGCCGAGGACGTGGACTATATCGAGAGCTTCGATTTCTTCAAATCCGACTGGATCAAGACCGGGATGAAGGAAGACCGGCTGATCTACCGCCATCCGTTCAACGAACGCACCCGGAAGCGGCTGTTCTACGGGGTCTACAACCTGCAAAAGCGCATGGGCTGGACGCGGCCGATCCCGGCGGATCTTCAGATCATGATCGGCAGCCAATGGTGGTGCCTGCGCCGGCGCACCGTCGAATGGGTGCTTGATTTCACGCGGAAGCGGAAGGACGTCATGCGGTTCTTCCGCACCACCTGGATCCCGGACGAGACCTTCTTTCAGACGCTGGTTCGCCATGTCGTGCCCGGCCGGGAGATCCGGGCCCGCACCCTCACCTTCCTGATGTTTTCGGACTACGGGATGCCGGTGACGTTCTACAACGATCACTACGACCTCCTCCTCAGCCAGGATTTCCTCTTCGCCCGAAAGATCAGCCCCGAGGCGCGCGAGCTGAAGCGGCGATTGGGCGATCTCTATGCCTCCGAAGGGGTGCGGTTCCAGATCTCGAACGAAGGGCTGCGCCTTTACAAGTTCCTGGCAGGCCGTGGCCGCGAGGGCCGGCGCTTCGCGCCACGGTTCTGGGAGGCGGAGGCGAGCCTCGGGCACGGGCGCGAACTGATGATCGTCGTGTGCAAGAAGTGGCACGTGGCCAAGCGGCTGGTGGAGCGCGCGCGTCAGGTCACGCAGATCCCCGCCATCGAGTACCTCTTCAGCGAGGAATCGACGCCGCTGCCCGATCTCGGCGGTATCCAGTCGACGGTGGAAAAGCGGGCGCGCCATCGCCGGTCGCTGATGCGGATGCTCTTCGATTACCACAAGAGCGACCGGATAATCGTCTGCATGGACCCGTCCGATATCGACCTGATGCGGGATTTTGCCGCCGACCGGGCCACGACGCGGCTTCTGGAGATCGAGTGCGATTTCGGCGACGATTATCTCGTGGGGCATGCAAGGCGAACGGGTCTTGCCGGCGACCACTCGACGCCAGAATCGCTCGACCGGCTGCTACCGACGATCCGCTACGACCTGCGCCACGAAAGCGACGCGATCCGCGATGCGAATTTCGCCCATCTGCACCGCATCCGGCAGGATGCGCGGCCCGAGGAAAATGCCGTGTCATTGGCGGCGTTTCTGTCTATTCCGGAACCGACCGCCCGCGAGATCGCGGCAATGGATCATCTTTTCGCCGATTGA
- a CDS encoding sulfotransferase family protein has protein sequence MGFPGTWMTESESVVYRVVPKCACSTIGQIMYYSDHGAFFDGDIHDSTQGLHKWSQEESQPLIEANVKAHKSYAFTCVRNPYTRILSSFFDKICGIQRNGKRYRGNLVPTLMQKYGIEVGSPEDDFQFDQIRSFRRFLLFARDTIRWRRPMEPDIHWSAMSGHISTFIVNGGRYDQIFFTEKFNEGMQTVLDHIETPKKVNLKTIPKFNESEGHGPKRAHPVEDYFDDLSMHLVYEIYKRDFQLFRYDFENPANKMPLGEVDLDEVHAKLGQ, from the coding sequence ATGGGGTTTCCAGGGACGTGGATGACGGAAAGCGAAAGCGTGGTCTACCGCGTGGTGCCGAAATGCGCCTGCTCCACGATCGGCCAGATCATGTACTATTCCGACCACGGCGCGTTCTTCGACGGCGACATCCACGATTCCACCCAGGGCCTGCACAAGTGGAGCCAGGAGGAGAGCCAGCCGCTGATCGAGGCCAACGTCAAGGCGCACAAGAGCTACGCCTTCACCTGCGTCCGCAATCCCTATACCCGTATCCTGTCCTCGTTCTTCGACAAGATCTGCGGCATTCAGCGGAACGGCAAGCGCTACCGCGGCAACCTCGTGCCGACCCTGATGCAGAAATACGGAATCGAGGTCGGCTCGCCCGAGGATGACTTCCAGTTCGACCAGATCCGGTCCTTCCGCCGCTTCCTTCTTTTCGCGCGGGACACGATCCGCTGGCGCCGGCCGATGGAGCCGGACATCCACTGGTCGGCGATGTCCGGCCACATCTCGACCTTCATCGTCAACGGCGGGCGCTACGACCAGATCTTCTTCACCGAGAAGTTCAACGAAGGGATGCAGACGGTGCTCGACCACATCGAGACGCCGAAGAAGGTGAACCTGAAGACGATCCCGAAATTCAACGAGAGCGAGGGGCACGGACCCAAGCGCGCCCACCCGGTCGAGGATTACTTCGACGACCTCTCGATGCATCTCGTCTACGAGATCTACAAGCGCGACTTCCAGCTCTTCCGATACGATTTCGAGAACCCGGCGAACAAGATGCCGCTGGGCGAGGTCGACCTCGACGAGGTGCACGCCAAGCTGGGCCAGTAA
- a CDS encoding S8 family peptidase — protein MDKYVILRDASRGFRPEGTFPGPRTFGAAPNRIEMPPDPRIETAEMTSAEARGAVRDPEVLEIARAMPTRLIAPFDATAAASGTPTWGVTQVGAAASPFDGAGVRVAILDTGIDAAHPAFQGVTLIQQDFTGSGNQDGNGHGTHCAGTVFGRDVNGTRIGVAPGVTEALIGKVLGDNGSGSSEMLFDALKWASSQNAKVISMSLGFDFPGFADRLVAQNNLPVKLATSIALEAYRMNLRVFDRLMGLMRAMADFNGGTVVVAASGNESERQIDPDFEVSASVPAAAEGVISVGALAEGANGLTVAPFSNTNPVLSAPGVGIVSARAGGGLRTLNGTSMACPHVAGVAALWWQALGAANLPLTNRAVEARLLASAARGGFAPGVDASDRGQGLVQAPLAAIS, from the coding sequence ATGGACAAGTATGTCATCCTCAGGGATGCCAGTCGTGGATTCCGGCCCGAGGGAACCTTTCCTGGCCCGCGTACGTTCGGGGCCGCGCCCAACCGGATCGAAATGCCGCCCGATCCCCGGATCGAGACGGCCGAAATGACCTCGGCCGAAGCGCGCGGAGCGGTGCGCGACCCCGAAGTGCTGGAGATCGCGCGCGCGATGCCGACGCGGCTGATCGCGCCCTTCGATGCCACGGCGGCGGCCTCCGGCACACCGACCTGGGGCGTGACGCAGGTCGGTGCTGCCGCCTCGCCGTTCGACGGCGCGGGGGTGCGGGTCGCGATCCTCGATACCGGGATCGACGCGGCCCATCCGGCCTTCCAGGGCGTCACGCTGATCCAGCAGGATTTCACCGGAAGCGGCAACCAGGACGGCAACGGCCACGGAACCCATTGCGCCGGCACGGTCTTCGGCCGCGACGTCAACGGCACGCGCATCGGTGTGGCGCCCGGCGTCACCGAGGCGCTGATCGGCAAGGTTCTGGGCGATAACGGGTCCGGCAGTTCCGAGATGCTGTTCGATGCGCTGAAATGGGCGTCGAGCCAGAATGCCAAGGTGATCTCGATGTCGCTCGGCTTCGATTTCCCCGGCTTTGCCGATCGGCTCGTGGCGCAGAACAACCTGCCGGTGAAGCTCGCCACCTCGATCGCGCTCGAAGCCTACCGCATGAATCTCAGGGTCTTCGACCGGCTGATGGGCCTGATGCGGGCGATGGCGGATTTCAACGGCGGCACCGTCGTCGTCGCGGCGAGCGGTAACGAGAGCGAGCGCCAGATCGATCCGGATTTCGAGGTCAGCGCCTCGGTTCCGGCCGCCGCAGAAGGCGTGATCTCGGTCGGCGCGCTGGCGGAGGGGGCGAACGGGCTGACCGTGGCGCCGTTCTCCAATACGAACCCGGTCCTGTCGGCACCCGGGGTCGGCATCGTCTCGGCCCGGGCGGGCGGCGGTCTGCGCACGCTGAACGGCACGTCGATGGCCTGCCCGCATGTCGCCGGGGTCGCGGCGCTCTGGTGGCAGGCGCTGGGGGCGGCGAACCTGCCGCTCACCAACCGCGCGGTCGAGGCGCGGCTTTTGGCGAGCGCGGCGCGCGGCGGGTTCGCGCCGGGGGTCGATGCCTCCGATCGCGGGCAGGGCCTCGTCCAGGCGCCGCTGGCGGCGATCTCTTGA